In one Polaribacter sp. ALD11 genomic region, the following are encoded:
- a CDS encoding acyl-CoA carboxylase subunit beta, whose amino-acid sequence MDLNFNKNEDYNKLLASDLRKRFVKVKLGGGQKRIDKHHEKGKMTARERIDYLLDPKAKSIEIGAFAGENMYAEHGGCPSGGVVVKIGYIKGKQCIVVANDATVKAGAWFPITGKKNLRAQEISIENKLPIIYLVDSAGVYLPMQDEIFPDKEHFGRIFRNNAIMSSMGITQISAVMGSCVAGGAYLPIMSDEAIIVDKTASIFLAGSYLVKAAIGESIDNETLGGATTHCEISGVIDYKAKDDKDALDKIKFIVDKIGDYDKAGFSKTESFPPKENEDDIFGILPKERNAQYDMLEIIKRLVDNSEFEQYKEGYGKTIITGYARIDGWAVGIVANQRKLVKTKKGEMQFGGVIYNDSADKATRFIANCNQKKIPLVFLQDVTGFMVGSKSEHGGIIKDGAKMVNAVSNSVVPKFTIVIGNSYGAGNYAMCGKAYDPRLIVAWPSAELAVMSGNSAAKVLLQIETASLKKRGEEITPEKEAELFDKIKSRYDEQISPYYAAARIWTDAVINPLDTRTWISMGIEAANHAPIEKQFNMGVLQV is encoded by the coding sequence ATGGATTTAAACTTCAATAAAAACGAAGATTATAATAAACTATTAGCCTCAGATTTACGCAAACGTTTTGTAAAAGTAAAATTAGGTGGTGGTCAGAAAAGAATTGATAAACATCACGAGAAAGGTAAAATGACTGCTCGTGAAAGAATTGATTACTTACTAGACCCGAAAGCAAAATCTATAGAAATTGGTGCTTTTGCTGGTGAAAACATGTATGCAGAACACGGCGGCTGCCCTTCTGGTGGTGTTGTTGTAAAAATCGGATACATCAAAGGAAAGCAATGTATTGTTGTTGCCAATGACGCTACTGTAAAAGCTGGTGCCTGGTTTCCTATTACCGGAAAAAAGAATTTACGTGCTCAAGAAATATCCATAGAAAATAAATTACCTATTATTTATCTTGTAGATTCTGCTGGTGTTTACTTACCAATGCAAGATGAAATTTTTCCTGATAAAGAACATTTCGGACGTATTTTTAGAAACAACGCAATAATGAGTAGTATGGGAATTACACAAATTTCTGCTGTTATGGGAAGTTGTGTTGCTGGTGGCGCTTATTTACCAATTATGAGCGACGAAGCGATTATTGTAGACAAAACTGCAAGTATTTTTCTTGCCGGAAGTTACTTAGTAAAAGCTGCTATTGGAGAATCTATAGACAATGAAACCTTAGGTGGTGCAACTACGCACTGTGAGATTTCTGGTGTAATAGACTACAAGGCTAAAGATGATAAAGATGCACTTGATAAAATAAAATTTATTGTTGATAAAATTGGTGATTATGACAAAGCTGGTTTTAGTAAAACCGAGTCTTTTCCACCAAAAGAAAATGAAGATGATATTTTCGGAATCTTACCAAAAGAAAGAAATGCACAATATGATATGTTAGAAATCATAAAGCGCTTGGTAGATAATTCTGAATTTGAACAATACAAAGAAGGTTACGGAAAAACCATTATTACGGGATATGCTAGAATTGATGGTTGGGCAGTTGGTATTGTTGCCAATCAAAGAAAGTTAGTGAAAACAAAAAAAGGTGAAATGCAGTTTGGTGGGGTAATCTATAATGATTCCGCAGATAAAGCGACTCGTTTTATTGCGAATTGTAATCAGAAAAAAATACCTTTAGTTTTCTTACAAGATGTTACTGGCTTTATGGTAGGTTCTAAATCTGAACATGGAGGAATTATAAAAGATGGTGCAAAAATGGTAAATGCCGTTAGTAACTCTGTAGTACCTAAATTTACAATTGTTATTGGAAATTCTTACGGAGCAGGAAATTATGCAATGTGCGGTAAAGCATACGACCCAAGATTAATTGTTGCGTGGCCTTCTGCTGAATTAGCAGTAATGAGTGGTAATTCTGCTGCTAAAGTTTTATTACAAATTGAAACAGCTTCACTTAAAAAACGTGGCGAAGAAATTACTCCTGAAAAAGAAGCTGAATTATTCGATAAGATAAAATCGCGTTATGACGAGCAAATTTCGCCTTATTATGCAGCTGCTAGAATTTGGACAGATGCAGTTATTAACCCGTTAGATACCAGAACTTGGATTTCTATGGGTATTGAAGCAGCAAACCACGCTCCTATTGAAAAGCAATTTAATATGGGCGTTTTACAGGTTTAA
- a CDS encoding helix-turn-helix domain-containing protein: MMIEDEYIRLIFGLKLKQIRTERKLSLFGLAKLSGLSKSYLNEIEKGKKYPKTDKILILSEKLDVPYDHLVSLKLDKNLAPIGEILQSKILKEIPLELFGIKENNLIDIVANAPAKVNAFISTIIKIAQNYNLTRESFFLASLRSYQEAHSNYFEDIENNVEKFAKLYHLDLSKRITPSDLEEILTEEFGYKIDDQELSKHDNLGELRTIYIPKNKTLLIDNNISEAQKTFIYAKELAYNFLGIKDRLFTFPWIKFENFDQVLNNFIASYFAGALIIPRKSLTEKLTDFFSLEEWKPLELHKIISYYNCSQETFYQRLTNILPKYFNIKNLFFLRFTHKENHLEYRLNKELHITQQQAPHANRNNEHYCRRWISIKTIQDLENSSKKRPTFGAQISSYVNQKNEYLVLSSATTDPFKKDINRSVSIGLLLSPHLKKKLNFFNENTFTKKLVGVTCETCAIKNCKERVAAPLRLEKKEKYKEIANTVEKIINSYH, encoded by the coding sequence ATGATGATAGAAGACGAATACATTCGCTTAATTTTCGGTTTAAAATTGAAGCAAATAAGAACAGAGAGAAAGCTTTCACTTTTTGGATTGGCAAAATTATCTGGCTTATCTAAATCTTATTTAAACGAAATAGAAAAAGGCAAGAAATATCCGAAAACAGATAAAATTCTTATTCTTTCAGAAAAGTTAGATGTTCCTTACGATCATTTGGTTTCTTTAAAACTAGATAAAAACTTAGCGCCTATTGGCGAAATTCTTCAATCTAAAATTTTAAAAGAGATTCCGTTAGAACTCTTCGGCATCAAAGAAAATAATTTAATTGACATTGTAGCAAATGCACCAGCCAAAGTAAATGCATTTATTAGCACAATTATTAAAATTGCACAGAACTACAACCTTACTAGAGAAAGCTTTTTTTTAGCTTCATTACGTTCTTACCAAGAAGCACATAGCAATTACTTTGAAGATATTGAAAATAATGTTGAAAAGTTTGCTAAATTATATCATTTAGATTTATCAAAAAGAATAACACCTAGCGATTTAGAAGAAATTTTAACTGAAGAGTTTGGGTACAAAATTGATGACCAAGAGCTATCAAAACATGACAATCTTGGTGAATTGAGAACTATTTATATTCCAAAAAATAAAACCCTACTAATAGACAACAACATCTCTGAAGCACAAAAAACGTTTATTTACGCCAAAGAATTAGCTTATAATTTCTTAGGTATTAAAGACCGTTTATTTACTTTTCCATGGATAAAGTTTGAAAATTTCGATCAAGTTTTAAATAATTTTATTGCCTCTTATTTTGCTGGCGCTTTAATTATCCCTAGAAAATCGCTTACAGAGAAATTAACTGATTTTTTCTCTTTAGAAGAATGGAAACCTTTAGAGTTACACAAGATAATTAGTTATTACAATTGCTCTCAGGAAACATTTTATCAACGATTAACAAATATTTTACCAAAATACTTCAACATAAAAAATTTGTTTTTTTTACGTTTTACACACAAAGAAAATCACTTAGAGTACCGATTAAATAAAGAACTACATATTACACAACAACAAGCACCACACGCCAACAGAAATAATGAACACTATTGCAGGCGCTGGATCTCTATTAAAACAATTCAAGATTTAGAAAATTCTTCTAAAAAAAGACCAACTTTCGGAGCGCAAATATCATCTTACGTAAACCAAAAAAATGAATATTTAGTTTTATCTTCTGCAACAACAGACCCTTTTAAAAAAGACATAAATAGAAGTGTTAGCATAGGATTACTATTATCACCGCACTTAAAAAAGAAACTTAATTTCTTTAACGAAAATACATTTACAAAAAAACTAGTGGGCGTTACCTGTGAAACATGCGCTATTAAAAACTGCAAGGAAAGAGTTGCAGCTCCATTAAGGTTAGAAAAGAAAGAAAAATATAAAGAAATTGCAAATACAGTAGAAAAAATTATAAACTCTTACCATTAA